Below is a genomic region from Delftia tsuruhatensis.
GCCGCGCACCAGTTCGGCGTCGATGCTGATCTGCTGGCCGCTGTCGGCGCCTATGCGCGCCAGGGCACTGCCCAGCGGCTGGGCCGGCAGGTCATAGCTGCGCAGGGCCGATGCGGCGGCGGCAGCGGGCGCGGTAGAGGCAGTCTGGGCGTGGGCGCCCAGCGCGCAGGCCAGGGCGGCGGCGGCGGCCAGGGTGCGCAGGGGCAATGGGCAAGGAAGCAGCATGCGGTTTCTAGACAAGGGATTGGGAAGGGCCTGGGAGCCAGGTTTCCAAGGCTTGTCGAACCTGCCGCAAAAAGTGTTCATCTTTTTGCGCGGGCATGCCGCTGTCACTCGATGGTCACCAGCCAGCCGCGCTGGTAGACCTTGACGGCGATGGGCAGCGTCTCGGCCAGCGCCGCCAGGGCGCGGTCCGTGTCGTCCAGCGAGAAGGTGCCGTAGACATGCAGGGCCGCCGCGCGTGGCGCCACGCGGATGAAACCCGCGCGATAGGGGCGCAGCGCCTGCACCACCTCGCCCAGCGGCAGGTCATGGGCCTCCAGCATGCCGCGCTGCCAGGCCGAGGCCGTCGCGGGGTCGGTCGGATCCTCGGCGATGCCTGCGCGGCCGAAGCGCGCACTGCGGCCCTGCTGCAGCACCTGGCTGTGGCCCTCGGTCGTGGTGATGCGCACGCTGTGCTCCAGCATGCTGACCAGGGTGCTGTCCGCGTCCTGGCGCACCACGAAGCGCGTGCCCAGCGCCCTGACCCGGCCATGGGCCGTGCGCACGGTGAAGGCGTCGCCGCCTTGTCCCACCACCCAGGCCCGTGGAGCGGCATGCGCGAGCACTGCGCCCTGGCGAAGAAAGACGTTGCGCCGGCCGCCGCTGAAATCCAGGTCGGCGGCCGAACGCGCATCCAGCGTGACCGTGCTGCCATCGGGCAGCGCGAATTCGCACCGTTCCCCCGTGCCGGTGCGCAGGTCGGCGGTCCATTGGTGGATGGGGGCATGCCGGTGGGCCACGAAG
It encodes:
- a CDS encoding FecR family protein, with amino-acid sequence MAAVQGAALDAATEAAVGWLVTLNSGEVSASERQGFEHWLQADARHRSAWEQLHGPLQQMLSPLRPGTAGRMGEAMSEAMGRAEARARRRRSLLRGALGLGGMALGAGFVAHRHAPIHQWTADLRTGTGERCEFALPDGSTVTLDARSAADLDFSGGRRNVFLRQGAVLAHAAPRAWVVGQGGDAFTVRTAHGRVRALGTRFVVRQDADSTLVSMLEHSVRITTTEGHSQVLQQGRSARFGRAGIAEDPTDPATASAWQRGMLEAHDLPLGEVVQALRPYRAGFIRVAPRAAALHVYGTFSLDDTDRALAALAETLPIAVKVYQRGWLVTIE